In Parageobacillus sp. KH3-4, the genomic window ATAGATTACAGGAAAAGAATGTAACACTGCAAATTGCTACACGGATTCGAGATATTTTGTTAGCTGAATATGATAATGTTTCGATTCGAATGAGCCGCACTGGTGATCAAACGGTCAGTTTAACAGAACGAACAACTGCAGCTAATGCATGGGGAGCCGATTTTTACCTTTCCGTCCATATTAACTCTGGCGGAGGAACTGGATATGAAGATTATGTTTATCCAGGTGTCGGGGCCCCAACAACAATCTACCAAAAAAACATTCACGAAGAGATTATAAAGTTAGTGGATTTTTCTGATCGTGGAATGAAGCAAGCGAACTTTCATGTTTTAAGAGAAACCAGCATGCCCGCAGTTCTCACTGAAAATGGTTTTATTGATCATGCAGACGATGCAGCGAAACTGAAAAGCAGTTCATTTATTGAAAACATTGCTCGCGGTCATGTCAATGGTATCGTTCGATCTTTCGGATTGTCGAGAAAAAGCGCAGGAACGCTTTATAAAGTGCAGATTGGTGCTTTTAGCGTGAAAGCAAATGCAGATAATTTAGCTGCAGAAGCAAAAGCAAAAGGATTCGATGCATATGTAAGCTATAAAGATGGATTATATAAAGTGCAAATTGGTGCATTCGCCAATCTTGAAAACGCAGAACAACTGGCAGAAAAAGCAAAAGCTGCAGGATTTGAGGCGATAATTGTTCAAGAATAATATGTTATTTAAAAATCTCTTCTCATCATAGAAGGGATTCCAGCTTGTCGACTTTGTCGACAAGCTGGAATATATATCAGTATATATTCTCCTTTTTGCTAAATTAAAGCGTCCTATATTTAAGACCGATAAAAAATGATCAAATTGGAATAAGTAACCTTCAGTTTAAGCACCTGTTCGAAATAAACCAGAGAACATTATTTCTTTTTATTGAACCATTCTTCTAACGTCATCATTTCAAAATCTTCTTCGACATCCAATCGTAAAGGTGTAATTAGCTCAATTGAGTTTCCATCTGGGTCATCAAAATAAATTGCTGCATGTGCTTGTGGATTATTAGGTAATACAAGAGGTTGTTTTTCAGGAGGAAAGCCAAAAGATGTTCGCACCGAAATTCCTTTCTGCTCTAACCATTCTTTCGCTTGTTTAATGTCTTCCAAATCAACTTTAAACGCAATATGTCTTAATGAGGGATGATAAGGTGTTTTTACTTTGTCAGTTTCCCAAAGTCCTAACCAACTGCTTCCTTTTTCAATCCAGAGAAAAGCTAATTTTTCACTTTGGTAAGCAACCTCTAACCCTAAATTCTTATAGAAATCTATCGAATTTGAAAGATTACTTACTGGCAAATGTGCTTCATACAATCCCTTTATCATTCCTTAGACTACCTCCTATTTTTAATTCATTCCAAATATGTTAAAGCTTCGATTCACTTTCTATAATTCCTCTTTTATTCAAGAATATGACCCTTTAGTTGAACAAGCAGTGATGGAGAGCATCGTTCTCGACATAAACTAAGACTTTTTATAAACCTCTGCGTAAGCTATTTTTAACTGTTCCCGTAATTGCTTGTTCGTCTTCTAACTTTTGATTTTATTATGTACGAAATGAAAAAAGGGGATATATGTCCTTATACTGAAACATAATATCATAGTATAGTTAACTTTTGGCAGTTTTTTTGTTTTTAAAAAATATGAACATTTGTTCTTGTTTTTATTGAAAAAACGAACATAAGTTCTTTTATAATGTAACTAGAAGAGGAGGGAGCGGCTGTGAGGGGATTGCTTCTGAACGCTTTG contains:
- a CDS encoding VOC family protein; this translates as MIKGLYEAHLPVSNLSNSIDFYKNLGLEVAYQSEKLAFLWIEKGSSWLGLWETDKVKTPYHPSLRHIAFKVDLEDIKQAKEWLEQKGISVRTSFGFPPEKQPLVLPNNPQAHAAIYFDDPDGNSIELITPLRLDVEEDFEMMTLEEWFNKKK
- a CDS encoding N-acetylmuramoyl-L-alanine amidase; this translates as MVKIFIDPGHGGTDPGAVGNRLQEKNVTLQIATRIRDILLAEYDNVSIRMSRTGDQTVSLTERTTAANAWGADFYLSVHINSGGGTGYEDYVYPGVGAPTTIYQKNIHEEIIKLVDFSDRGMKQANFHVLRETSMPAVLTENGFIDHADDAAKLKSSSFIENIARGHVNGIVRSFGLSRKSAGTLYKVQIGAFSVKANADNLAAEAKAKGFDAYVSYKDGLYKVQIGAFANLENAEQLAEKAKAAGFEAIIVQE